In Dyadobacter sp. CECT 9275, the following proteins share a genomic window:
- the infA gene encoding translation initiation factor IF-1, translated as MAKQASIEQDGVIVEALSNAMFRVELENKHEVIAHISGKMRMHYIKILPGDRVKLEMSPYDLSKARIVYRYK; from the coding sequence AAACAAGCATCAATCGAACAAGACGGAGTAATTGTTGAAGCACTCTCTAACGCAATGTTTCGCGTAGAACTGGAAAATAAACATGAGGTTATTGCGCATATTTCCGGAAAAATGAGAATGCACTATATAAAGATTTTGCCGGGCGACAGGGTAAAGTTAGAAATGTCTCCTTATGATTTATCCAAAGCCCGGATTGTCTACAGATACAAATAA
- the ykgO gene encoding type B 50S ribosomal protein L36, whose amino-acid sequence MKVKASVKKRSEDCKVIRRKGKVYVINKKNPRYKQRQG is encoded by the coding sequence ATGAAAGTTAAAGCATCAGTAAAAAAACGCAGTGAAGACTGCAAGGTAATACGCCGCAAGGGTAAGGTATATGTGATTAACAAGAAGAACCCACGGTATAAACAAAGACAAGGTTAA
- the rpsM gene encoding 30S ribosomal protein S13 → MARISGVDIPDRKRGEISLTYIFGIGRSSAKKILEKAGVDINKKVIDWSDEESGAVRSVIAGEYKVEGALKSEVQLSIKRLMDIACYRGLRHRKGLPLRGQRTKNNSRTRKGKRKTIANKKKATK, encoded by the coding sequence ATGGCACGTATTTCAGGAGTTGATATTCCCGACCGCAAAAGAGGCGAAATCTCACTTACTTACATTTTTGGAATTGGTCGCAGTTCAGCGAAAAAAATTCTGGAAAAAGCAGGTGTTGATATTAACAAAAAAGTTATCGACTGGTCGGATGAAGAGTCTGGTGCAGTTCGTTCCGTAATTGCTGGTGAATATAAAGTAGAAGGCGCACTTAAGTCGGAGGTTCAATTGAGCATTAAGCGCCTTATGGACATTGCTTGCTACCGTGGTCTTCGTCATCGTAAGGGATTGCCATTGCGTGGTCAAAGAACGAAGAATAACTCTCGTACCCGTAAAGGAAAACGCAAAACAATCGCGAACAAGAAAAAGGCTACTAAATAA
- the rpsK gene encoding 30S ribosomal protein S11 produces the protein MAQNKRKDKAKKRVVVVESVGQVHIKASFNNIIISITNANGQVISWASAGKMGFRGSKKNTPYAAQTAASNCAQVAFDLGMRKAEVFVKGPGSGRESAIRTIQNAGIEVTTIRDITPLPHNGCRPPKRRRV, from the coding sequence ATGGCACAAAATAAAAGAAAAGATAAAGCAAAAAAACGGGTTGTAGTAGTGGAGTCGGTGGGTCAGGTACACATCAAGGCTTCTTTCAACAACATTATCATATCCATCACTAATGCGAACGGTCAGGTGATATCCTGGGCATCTGCTGGTAAGATGGGATTCCGGGGTTCTAAGAAAAACACGCCTTATGCAGCTCAGACAGCTGCATCAAACTGTGCACAGGTTGCTTTTGACCTGGGCATGCGCAAGGCTGAGGTTTTTGTAAAAGGCCCAGGTTCCGGTCGTGAATCAGCGATCCGTACAATCCAGAATGCAGGTATCGAAGTGACCACCATTCGTGACATCACTCCGCTTCCGCACAACGGATGTCGTCCTCCAAAACGTCGCAGAGTATAG
- the rpsD gene encoding 30S ribosomal protein S4 codes for MARYTGPKSKIARRYGEPIMGPSKALAKKNYPPGVHGKGRRSKKSEYALQLMEKQKVKFIYGILERQFRNLFEKAAVKEGITGENLLKYCEARLDNTVYRLGIAPTRRAARQLVAHKHILVDGEIVNIPSYSLRPGQIVTVREKSKSLEAVTDSLAGHSAKGFNWLEWDGQQLSGKFVTFPEREQIPENINEQLIVELYSK; via the coding sequence ATGGCACGTTACACAGGTCCCAAATCAAAGATAGCAAGACGTTACGGAGAACCCATTATGGGCCCGAGCAAAGCGTTGGCTAAGAAGAATTACCCTCCGGGAGTTCACGGAAAGGGTCGCCGGTCTAAGAAATCGGAGTATGCTTTACAACTGATGGAAAAGCAGAAAGTGAAGTTTATCTATGGTATATTGGAAAGACAGTTCCGCAATCTTTTTGAGAAAGCAGCTGTTAAGGAAGGTATCACCGGGGAGAACTTACTTAAATATTGCGAAGCCCGCCTTGATAACACCGTTTATCGTTTGGGTATTGCGCCAACCAGGCGTGCTGCACGCCAGCTGGTAGCACACAAGCATATCCTTGTGGATGGTGAGATCGTTAACATTCCTTCTTATTCATTACGTCCCGGTCAGATTGTTACAGTTCGTGAGAAATCAAAATCTCTCGAAGCGGTTACAGACAGCCTTGCAGGTCACAGTGCTAAAGGGTTTAACTGGCTGGAATGGGATGGACAGCAACTCAGCGGTAAATTTGTTACATTCCCAGAGCGTGAGCAAATTCCGGAGAATATCAACGAGCAGTTAATCGTTGAATTGTACTCGAAATAA
- a CDS encoding DNA-directed RNA polymerase subunit alpha, giving the protein MSILAFQMPDKVVMEKADDFHGLFEFKPLEKGYGVTIGNALRRILLSSLEGYAITSVKFPGVLHEFSSIEGIVEDVTEIILNLKMVRFKKVSDLSESRIVVNLKNVSVITAGDIGKFTNAFEVLNPELVICHIDDNKEFEMELLLDKGRGYVPADEPRANELPFGYIAVDSIYTPIKNVKYSVENTRVEQRTDYERLLIDIQTDGSIHPEDALKGAANILIQHFMLFSDQTMTFEKQKAEEDNQVDEEMLRMRKLLKTSLSELDLSVRAYNCLKSADVKSLGDLVRLEISDMMKFRNFGKKSLTELEQLVADKQLTFGMDVAKYRLDED; this is encoded by the coding sequence ATGTCAATATTAGCTTTCCAAATGCCTGATAAGGTCGTCATGGAAAAAGCAGACGACTTTCATGGGTTGTTTGAGTTTAAACCTTTAGAGAAAGGATACGGCGTAACGATCGGAAATGCGTTGCGCAGAATACTCCTTTCATCTTTGGAAGGTTATGCCATCACGAGTGTAAAGTTTCCTGGGGTCCTTCACGAATTCTCTTCCATTGAAGGTATCGTTGAGGATGTAACGGAAATTATCCTGAACCTGAAAATGGTTCGTTTTAAAAAAGTCTCAGATTTGAGCGAAAGTCGGATCGTAGTAAATCTTAAAAATGTATCGGTGATCACAGCAGGTGACATTGGTAAATTTACCAACGCTTTCGAAGTATTAAATCCAGAGCTTGTTATTTGTCATATTGATGACAACAAGGAGTTTGAAATGGAACTTCTGTTGGATAAAGGAAGAGGATATGTACCGGCAGATGAGCCCAGGGCCAATGAGTTGCCTTTCGGATACATCGCGGTAGATTCTATTTATACTCCGATTAAGAACGTAAAATACAGCGTTGAAAATACCCGTGTAGAACAACGTACGGATTACGAGCGCCTTCTGATAGACATTCAGACGGATGGATCGATCCATCCGGAAGATGCGCTAAAAGGAGCAGCGAATATCCTGATTCAACACTTTATGCTTTTCTCTGATCAGACCATGACGTTTGAGAAACAGAAGGCAGAGGAAGATAATCAGGTAGATGAGGAAATGCTGCGCATGAGAAAACTTCTCAAAACCTCGCTTTCTGAACTTGATCTTTCTGTACGTGCGTACAACTGTTTGAAATCTGCGGATGTTAAATCACTTGGGGATTTGGTAAGGCTTGAAATTTCGGATATGATGAAATTCCGTAATTTTGGTAAGAAGTCGCTTACCGAGTTGGAACAGCTGGTTGCTGACAAACAACTCACATTTGGAATGGATGTTGCCAAATATCGTTTGGACGAGGATTAA
- the rplQ gene encoding 50S ribosomal protein L17 yields MRHGKKDNHLGRTASHRKAMLSNMASSLIIHKRIETTLAKAKELRKYVEPLLTRAKEDSTHNRRVVFSYLNDKESVKELFGTVSDKIADRPGGYTRIIKLGNRLGDAAEVALIELVDFNDALLLANADKPAKTRRSRRGGKKEAGEAVAVAAPAVEAPAVVADGDDLKIIEGIGPKIADLLVEGGIVTFADLAASTPEAIQEILDKAGPQYNVHNPSTWPAQAQLAADGKWDELKTLQDELIGGRDSE; encoded by the coding sequence ATGAGACACGGTAAGAAAGATAATCACCTGGGAAGAACCGCATCACACCGCAAGGCGATGTTGTCCAACATGGCGTCTTCATTGATTATCCACAAAAGAATTGAAACTACCCTTGCAAAGGCGAAAGAGCTTAGAAAGTATGTTGAGCCTTTGCTGACACGTGCTAAGGAGGATTCTACGCACAACAGAAGGGTTGTGTTCTCGTACCTGAATGACAAAGAATCGGTTAAAGAACTTTTCGGAACAGTTTCCGATAAAATTGCTGACCGTCCGGGAGGATATACCAGGATTATCAAATTAGGTAATCGTTTGGGAGATGCGGCCGAGGTAGCGCTGATCGAACTGGTTGATTTCAATGATGCATTACTTCTTGCGAATGCAGATAAGCCAGCTAAAACACGTCGTAGCCGTCGTGGTGGTAAAAAGGAAGCAGGCGAAGCAGTAGCCGTAGCAGCACCTGCTGTTGAGGCACCTGCCGTTGTTGCAGACGGAGATGATCTTAAGATTATTGAGGGAATCGGTCCCAAAATTGCTGATTTATTGGTTGAGGGCGGCATCGTAACATTTGCTGATCTTGCAGCGTCAACTCCTGAGGCTATCCAGGAAATTCTTGATAAAGCAGGACCTCAATACAATGTTCATAACCCATCCACATGGCCAGCTCAGGCACAGCTTGCTGCGGATGGCAAATGGGATGAACTGAAAACATTACAGGATGAATTAATCGGTGGTCGTGATAGTGAGTAA
- the carA gene encoding glutamine-hydrolyzing carbamoyl-phosphate synthase small subunit, giving the protein MSQKKEALLLLEDGTAYRGLALGIHGTTGGEICFNTGMTGYQEIYTDPSYYGQIIVNTTSHIGNYGVQLEDEEESGSVKIRGMVCNTFSPIYSRFTADFSLQEYFERAKIVGISNIDTRHIVRHVRQKGVMNAMISSEILDEAELMVELKKVPSMDGLELSSFVSTSEAYYMGDEASSKWRVAVMDYGIKKSILNNLTSRGCYCKIFPAQTSFSEVMDWNPDGFFISNGPGDPASMAYAVDNVTKMVETGKPLFGICLGHQLLALSSGINTYKMHHGHRGLNHPVKNLITGLCEITSQNHGFAVNPEEIERHPDVEITHVNLNDKTIEGIRRKDYPAFSVQYHPEASPGPHDSRYLFDNFTELLQKA; this is encoded by the coding sequence ATGAGCCAAAAGAAAGAGGCCTTGCTTTTGCTGGAAGACGGAACAGCATACAGAGGATTAGCTTTGGGGATTCACGGTACTACAGGTGGAGAAATCTGCTTTAATACCGGTATGACAGGGTATCAGGAAATCTACACTGATCCGTCTTACTATGGACAAATTATCGTGAACACCACTTCGCATATCGGTAACTACGGTGTGCAGCTGGAGGATGAAGAGGAATCCGGTTCGGTGAAAATACGAGGAATGGTATGTAACACTTTCTCTCCGATTTATTCCCGCTTCACCGCTGATTTCTCTCTTCAGGAATATTTTGAACGAGCGAAGATTGTCGGGATAAGTAACATAGATACCCGGCATATTGTACGCCATGTAAGGCAAAAGGGAGTAATGAATGCCATGATCTCCTCTGAAATCCTGGATGAGGCCGAACTGATGGTGGAACTGAAAAAGGTACCCTCGATGGATGGTTTGGAACTGTCGTCGTTTGTAAGTACCTCGGAGGCGTATTATATGGGAGACGAGGCCAGCAGCAAGTGGAGAGTGGCAGTAATGGACTATGGAATCAAGAAAAGTATTCTGAATAACCTTACTTCCAGAGGATGTTATTGTAAAATCTTCCCTGCTCAGACCTCATTTAGTGAAGTGATGGACTGGAATCCTGATGGTTTCTTTATTTCTAATGGTCCGGGCGATCCGGCCTCCATGGCCTATGCCGTAGACAATGTGACGAAAATGGTAGAAACCGGAAAACCTTTATTCGGAATTTGCCTGGGACACCAGCTTCTGGCACTGTCAAGCGGGATCAACACCTATAAAATGCACCATGGACACAGAGGATTGAACCATCCGGTAAAAAATCTGATCACGGGGCTGTGTGAAATCACATCTCAAAATCATGGATTTGCGGTAAATCCTGAGGAAATAGAAAGACATCCGGATGTAGAAATTACACATGTGAATCTCAACGATAAGACCATCGAAGGGATTCGTCGTAAGGATTATCCTGCATTTTCTGTGCAGTATCACCCGGAGGCATCACCTGGTCCGCATGATTCAAGGTATCTTTTTGATAATTTTACGGAGCTTTTACAAAAAGCCTGA
- a CDS encoding thioredoxin domain-containing protein, giving the protein MKVASILFSLFFILLIDCQAQTLLHTDAFKAKLTDNKNAQLLDVRTPGEYKEGHLANAVNIDYKNEAFREKIALLDKSRPVFVYCLAGARSAAASKILKENGFKEIYDMQGGYLKWTSSGKLVEAPANSSSARGMTSSDFQKLVRSKNVVLIDFYAPWCQPCVKMLPTIHKLTNEYQAKAKIETIQYDTNKAIAKELGIEEIPAFLLYKNGKLVQRRNGLMEESDFKKWIDSNL; this is encoded by the coding sequence ATGAAAGTTGCCAGTATCTTATTCTCTCTTTTTTTTATACTACTAATTGACTGTCAGGCACAAACCCTGCTTCATACGGATGCCTTCAAGGCCAAACTGACTGACAATAAAAATGCGCAATTGCTGGATGTAAGAACTCCCGGCGAATACAAGGAAGGCCATTTGGCCAATGCAGTGAATATTGACTACAAAAATGAAGCTTTCCGCGAGAAAATTGCCTTGCTGGATAAAAGCAGACCCGTATTTGTATACTGCCTCGCGGGAGCAAGAAGTGCCGCTGCTTCAAAAATTTTAAAGGAAAACGGCTTCAAGGAGATTTATGACATGCAGGGGGGATACCTCAAATGGACTTCCTCCGGCAAACTTGTGGAGGCTCCGGCCAACTCTTCTTCGGCCAGGGGAATGACTTCTTCCGACTTCCAGAAGCTGGTCCGTTCTAAGAATGTGGTACTTATTGATTTTTATGCGCCCTGGTGCCAGCCGTGTGTGAAAATGCTTCCCACCATCCACAAGCTCACGAACGAGTACCAGGCAAAGGCAAAAATTGAAACCATACAATACGATACCAATAAAGCTATAGCGAAAGAATTGGGTATTGAAGAAATCCCCGCCTTTTTGCTTTACAAAAACGGAAAGCTGGTTCAGCGCAGAAACGGTCTGATGGAAGAAAGTGATTTCAAAAAATGGATTGATTCTAACCTTTAA
- the eno gene encoding phosphopyruvate hydratase, which produces MSTIQSVHARQILDSRGNPTVEVDIRTENGYLGRAAVPSGASTGKHEAVELRDDDKSVYVGKGVLKAVENVNEIIFPELIGCSIFEQNLIDKIMLELDGTPNKSKLGANAILGVSLAAAKAGAQEAGLPLYRYVGGTNANTLPVPMMNILNGGSHADNSIDFQEFMIMPAKADTFSQALRMGVEVFHTLKTVLKSKGYSTNVGDEGGFAPNIKSNEEAIEVVLQAIEKAGYKPGEDIFIAMDAAVSEFYENGLYHFKKSDGRKLTSAEMSDYWAQWVAKYPIISIEDGMDEDDWDGWAQLTTAVGKKCQLVGDDLFVTNVTRLQQGIESQIANAILIKVNQIGSLTETNDAVNLAKRNSYKSIMSHRSGETEDATIADLAVAMNTGQIKTGSASRSDRMAKYNQLLRIEEELGESAYFPGLKF; this is translated from the coding sequence ATGAGTACGATTCAGTCAGTACATGCAAGACAAATTCTTGATTCAAGAGGGAACCCAACAGTAGAAGTTGATATACGTACCGAAAACGGTTATTTAGGACGGGCTGCTGTACCATCGGGTGCTTCAACAGGTAAACACGAAGCTGTGGAATTACGTGACGATGACAAGAGTGTTTATGTTGGAAAAGGGGTTTTGAAGGCGGTTGAAAATGTTAATGAAATCATCTTTCCCGAGTTGATCGGCTGTTCCATTTTCGAACAGAATCTTATCGACAAGATCATGCTCGAACTGGACGGAACACCGAATAAGAGCAAGCTGGGTGCCAATGCTATTTTGGGAGTATCACTGGCTGCTGCGAAAGCAGGTGCTCAGGAAGCTGGCCTTCCACTTTACCGTTATGTAGGTGGAACCAACGCCAATACCCTTCCGGTACCGATGATGAATATCCTGAATGGTGGTAGCCATGCTGATAATTCTATCGATTTCCAGGAATTTATGATCATGCCTGCAAAAGCGGATACGTTTTCTCAGGCGCTTCGTATGGGTGTAGAAGTTTTCCATACACTTAAAACTGTTTTAAAAAGTAAAGGTTATTCTACCAACGTAGGTGACGAAGGTGGTTTTGCTCCCAATATTAAATCAAATGAGGAGGCAATTGAAGTAGTGTTGCAGGCGATTGAAAAAGCAGGTTACAAGCCAGGCGAAGATATCTTTATCGCAATGGATGCTGCTGTTTCCGAGTTTTATGAAAATGGTTTGTATCATTTCAAAAAATCCGATGGCCGCAAGCTCACTTCTGCTGAGATGTCTGATTACTGGGCACAGTGGGTGGCTAAGTATCCGATCATTTCAATTGAAGATGGTATGGATGAAGATGACTGGGATGGCTGGGCGCAACTTACAACCGCTGTTGGTAAAAAATGCCAGCTGGTAGGTGATGATTTGTTTGTAACCAACGTTACCCGCCTTCAGCAGGGTATCGAGTCTCAGATAGCCAACGCAATCCTTATAAAAGTAAACCAGATAGGCTCTTTGACAGAAACGAACGACGCGGTCAATCTGGCAAAGAGAAACAGCTATAAGAGCATTATGTCGCACCGTTCGGGTGAAACAGAAGACGCGACGATTGCAGACCTTGCGGTGGCAATGAACACAGGGCAGATCAAAACAGGCTCGGCTTCCCGTTCGGACCGTATGGCCAAATACAACCAGTTACTGCGTATCGAAGAGGAACTCGGCGAAAGCGCTTACTTCCCCGGATTGAAGTTCTAA
- a CDS encoding FtsB family cell division protein, which yields MSELKKRPVWALRFLKSFYPATFVFWLVWILFLDNNNIKVVMSNRMKMKDLEKEKVILKEKISQVKKERNEVFGNPKMLEKWAREKFKMRKPNEKVYVIVDEDDKPVESNKDDAE from the coding sequence ATGTCGGAATTGAAAAAAAGGCCTGTTTGGGCGTTACGTTTCCTGAAGAGTTTTTATCCGGCCACCTTTGTGTTCTGGCTTGTATGGATATTGTTTCTGGATAATAACAATATCAAAGTCGTAATGTCCAACCGAATGAAGATGAAGGACCTGGAAAAGGAGAAAGTCATTCTTAAGGAAAAAATAAGCCAGGTGAAAAAAGAACGTAATGAGGTATTCGGCAATCCTAAAATGTTAGAAAAGTGGGCGCGCGAAAAATTTAAGATGAGAAAACCGAATGAGAAGGTTTATGTAATCGTGGATGAAGATGATAAGCCTGTTGAAAGTAATAAGGACGATGCCGAATGA
- a CDS encoding low molecular weight protein-tyrosine-phosphatase produces the protein MIRVLFVCLGNICRSPIAEGVFCELVKERNLEKYISCDSAGTAAYHTGSLPDRRMRSVAEGHGIKLTHQARQLCQKDFADFHYLLAMDTSNFDHIRKESFKYLGSYLPESQLYLYRMFDPERLGSSIVPDPFYDQLPAFEEVYRIVRRSGTSFLDFLIEKHGLQGNEV, from the coding sequence TTGATACGGGTTCTTTTTGTTTGTCTTGGAAATATTTGCCGTTCTCCCATCGCCGAGGGAGTTTTTTGCGAACTGGTCAAAGAAAGAAATTTAGAAAAATACATTTCCTGTGATTCCGCCGGTACAGCCGCGTATCATACCGGCAGCCTTCCCGACAGGCGTATGCGCAGCGTAGCCGAAGGGCACGGAATAAAACTCACACATCAGGCCCGGCAGCTTTGCCAGAAAGACTTTGCCGACTTTCATTACCTACTGGCCATGGACACCAGTAATTTCGATCATATCAGAAAGGAAAGTTTTAAATATCTGGGATCTTATCTTCCCGAAAGCCAGTTATATTTATACCGGATGTTTGATCCCGAACGGTTAGGTTCGTCCATTGTTCCGGATCCTTTTTATGACCAGTTACCTGCTTTTGAAGAAGTATACCGGATTGTAAGAAGAAGCGGAACGAGTTTCCTGGATTTTCTGATAGAAAAGCATGGATTACAGGGAAACGAAGTTTAG
- the gpmI gene encoding 2,3-bisphosphoglycerate-independent phosphoglycerate mutase, whose protein sequence is MSKKVILIIMDGWGIAKAGEENRSAVIAANTPFYDGILQKYPHSKLAASGLAVGLPDGQMGNSEVGHTNLGAGRVVYQDLVKINLAVSEGTLGQEKVLQDAFSYAKTSGKKVHFIGLVSDGGVHSHIDHLKGLCKIAADSALSEVFVHAFTDGRDCDPKSGLGFLRDLQNTMSQTTGQIASITGRYYAMDRDKRWERVKLAYDAMVLGEGNHVKADELLKAVETSYEAGVTDEFIHPIIATREDGSPVAVIEEGDVVLCFNFRTDRGREITEVLTQQDFHEQNMHKLNLRYITMTNYDDTFKGVEVIFDKDNLNNTLGEVLESAGKKQIRIAETEKYPHVTFFFSGGREKPFEGESRLLCPSPKVATYDLQPEMSAFGIRDAIVPELIKEEVDFVCLNFANPDMVGHTGVFEAAVKACETVDQCVQAVVTTGLEHGYSSIIIADHGNSDYMRNDDGTPNTAHSLNLVPCILVDSEYQKPIHDGKLADIAPTILDLMGIPKPDEMTGVSIL, encoded by the coding sequence TTGAGCAAGAAAGTAATTCTCATCATTATGGACGGCTGGGGCATTGCCAAGGCCGGAGAGGAAAACCGTTCAGCGGTTATAGCGGCCAATACGCCTTTTTACGACGGTATTCTGCAAAAGTATCCGCATAGTAAACTGGCCGCGAGTGGCCTTGCCGTAGGGCTTCCGGATGGGCAAATGGGTAATTCGGAAGTAGGACATACCAATCTGGGAGCGGGCCGGGTGGTATACCAGGATCTTGTCAAGATCAATCTGGCTGTTTCGGAAGGAACATTAGGCCAGGAAAAAGTTTTGCAGGATGCTTTTTCATATGCTAAAACAAGCGGGAAAAAGGTGCATTTCATTGGCCTTGTGTCTGATGGAGGCGTACATTCCCATATTGACCATTTAAAAGGATTGTGCAAGATAGCCGCAGATAGTGCATTGAGCGAAGTTTTCGTCCATGCCTTTACGGACGGCCGGGATTGTGATCCAAAAAGCGGCCTTGGTTTTCTCCGGGATTTGCAAAATACGATGTCACAAACCACCGGACAAATTGCGAGCATTACGGGCCGATACTACGCCATGGACCGTGACAAACGCTGGGAACGGGTAAAACTTGCTTATGACGCCATGGTACTCGGAGAGGGAAACCATGTAAAAGCAGACGAACTTCTGAAAGCCGTAGAAACCTCCTATGAAGCGGGAGTAACCGATGAATTTATACATCCTATTATCGCGACCAGAGAAGACGGCTCGCCAGTTGCAGTGATTGAAGAGGGAGACGTGGTACTCTGCTTTAATTTCCGGACCGACCGTGGACGTGAGATTACAGAAGTATTAACACAGCAAGATTTTCACGAGCAGAATATGCATAAGCTTAATCTGCGGTATATCACAATGACCAACTATGACGATACGTTCAAGGGAGTTGAAGTCATTTTTGATAAAGATAATCTCAACAATACCTTAGGAGAAGTACTGGAGTCGGCGGGTAAAAAGCAGATCAGGATTGCGGAAACTGAGAAATACCCCCATGTTACTTTTTTCTTTTCGGGAGGAAGAGAGAAACCTTTTGAAGGGGAAAGCCGTTTGCTCTGTCCGTCGCCCAAGGTTGCAACCTATGACCTGCAGCCAGAGATGTCGGCTTTCGGAATCAGAGATGCCATTGTACCTGAATTGATAAAAGAAGAGGTTGATTTTGTTTGCCTCAACTTTGCCAATCCAGACATGGTGGGGCATACCGGGGTATTTGAAGCAGCAGTAAAGGCTTGTGAAACGGTGGATCAGTGCGTGCAGGCAGTGGTTACAACTGGCCTCGAACATGGATATTCATCAATTATCATTGCAGACCATGGCAATTCTGATTACATGAGAAACGATGACGGAACGCCAAATACTGCGCACTCATTAAATCTGGTACCTTGTATTTTGGTTGACAGTGAATATCAGAAACCTATTCACGACGGGAAACTAGCAGACATAGCCCCCACGATTCTGGATCTGATGGGGATCCCAAAACCGGACGAGATGACGGGTGTAAGCATATTGTAA
- a CDS encoding coiled-coil domain-containing protein — protein sequence MQQEQKNKQSIAWAMVVVLGLATAMFGYLFTTQKSELTHQESMVVEKAKELASTRSKLDSISTVLDAKIEEIERLGGDVAELTKVRQQLEADKVAFSRSRKVETGKYLTKIKEYEKFLVEKDEVIAQLRLENEHLVASNDSLTTHVGSLTSERERLVQRQAELTDSVVTFTAANKELSEKVSLAAALKAQNLKVLTVNSRGKVKDREEYKAKKVDKIKLVFNLPENALTAQEPKDIFVRVLDPQGAVLADDATGSGEFEINGAPSKFTTRESVAYQNNNQKVEMLYDNSSQFRPGKYNVELYAEGYKIGGGNFTIK from the coding sequence ATGCAACAAGAACAGAAAAACAAACAGAGTATAGCGTGGGCAATGGTAGTTGTCCTGGGTCTAGCAACAGCCATGTTTGGCTATTTATTCACTACTCAGAAAAGTGAATTGACACATCAGGAATCCATGGTGGTGGAAAAGGCCAAAGAACTGGCTTCGACGCGATCAAAACTGGATTCGATCTCAACCGTACTGGATGCAAAAATTGAGGAGATCGAAAGACTTGGAGGAGATGTAGCAGAATTAACCAAGGTTAGACAGCAGCTGGAAGCAGATAAGGTAGCTTTCAGTCGTAGCAGAAAAGTTGAAACAGGTAAATATCTGACCAAAATTAAGGAATACGAGAAATTCCTTGTTGAAAAAGACGAAGTTATTGCGCAGTTGCGATTGGAAAACGAGCACTTGGTTGCTTCAAACGATTCTCTGACCACGCATGTCGGATCTCTTACTTCTGAAAGAGAAAGATTGGTACAGCGTCAGGCAGAGTTAACGGATTCGGTAGTAACGTTTACAGCAGCTAACAAGGAACTGTCGGAAAAAGTAAGCCTGGCAGCCGCTTTGAAAGCACAGAATCTGAAAGTTCTGACGGTGAATTCCCGAGGAAAAGTGAAAGACAGAGAAGAATACAAGGCGAAGAAAGTGGATAAAATCAAGCTTGTATTTAATCTTCCTGAAAATGCACTGACCGCACAAGAGCCTAAGGATATCTTTGTGAGAGTATTGGACCCTCAGGGAGCAGTACTGGCCGATGATGCAACAGGCTCAGGCGAATTCGAAATTAATGGTGCACCATCCAAATTTACCACACGGGAGTCGGTAGCATATCAAAATAATAACCAAAAGGTTGAAATGCTGTACGACAATTCTTCTCAGTTCCGTCCAGGAAAGTACAACGTGGAACTTTATGCAGAAGGATATAAAATCGGTGGCGGTAATTTCACCATTAAATAA